The Coffea arabica cultivar ET-39 chromosome 2c, Coffea Arabica ET-39 HiFi, whole genome shotgun sequence genome includes the window ttttttttttttcacacagtttaaaaaaaataattaacttTATTGAAACGATCAATTTAAGtaattatttttctaaaataccctcacattaattagagtacaactttatgaaaacttaaattgatgattaaaaaaaaataactctcattaaatgaagtaaatttataataataacaacttattttgaataagggtattttagaaaaattaaaatacaactacttTCTTCAATTGAAAGGAAAACGGGACTATCAAAGTAGGacgaaaagaataaaaaaaagccTGATTTGTACAATTTCGTTACAAGACTGTTAGACAACCTTGGTAAATAAAATTCCATATATGCGACAATAATTTTAATTCCCAAAAAAGAAAGCCACCTAAGGGCTCTCATGAAGATCCAACACTTCCAATTGCCTTTCCATGCAGTTTCCAAACAGACAGCTCCCCTGCAGCACCACCGGTGAAGAACAGGGGGCCACAACCAACTGCAATTGTCTGGACCTCTTCCTGTGCATATATTCTGCCTCTCTCAGCAAAACTGCAAATCGTAAAGAAAATATTTAACCAGATGagagcccccccccccccccacccccaaaaaaaaaaaaaaaggtatttaAGTTTTCCTACAAATATGATGGCAGGTCGTACAGGCGAACGGTATTGTCTCTGCATGAAACAAGCAGGATGTGCTTGGACTGTGAATCTTCTATTCCACAGAGAGCAAGTATACCCTGAATAAGAGGAAAATCATCACATTTAGGATCTCATATTAAAAATTAGCTTCATGTAGAGATAAAATACAGTTTGCTATGGATGCACCCAAAGTAGAATGTGCTCACATTGTCTTCTTCCACTTCATTGACTACTTCCAAGTCTCCAATTTCATTTGCTGCCCAGACCTACAAAAAGCACAAAGTATACCAACGATCAAAGAATGCAcgtaaacaaaaataaaactttaTCATTAAATCAAGAAAGTGGCTATTAAGCGGAAAGGCAACAAAACACACCTTCAATCTGTTGTCCAATGAACCAGACAGCAAAAACTTGTCCCAGCAAAGGACAGACGTGACAAAATTCTTATGTCCATTTAATATTTGCAGACACTGCAAAGTTTTCAGGTCCCACACCTGAAAGTTAAAAACCATAGAAGTGAATGAGACAAGAAAGTGCAACTTTGTAAAGGAGACACCAAACTACAAAATCCTGTGCACTGTCAGCAACTATAGCCAATGGCGGCCACAGACATTAAggattattttctttcttttaatttttttttccttttttttggggggaagGGGAAGAAGGGTGGGAAACCTACATATTTACAAGACTTAGGAGGACAACGTTCAATTATCATTGTTGTTTTCTAATTGCTGAAGGGGATGATGGGGAAAAGGGTCGTTCTAATTTTTCTGAACTTGAAAACAACTAAACATCcaataagaaacaaaacaaatttcATAAATCTTCAATCCAGTTGCACCATCCACCTGGTCTAGGTCCAAACGTGTCACAATATTTTTCAGCTCATCAGTACTATTTTTCTTGAAGATGCCAAGGTTGAAATAACATATATAAAGTACGAAAACAACATGCAAAGATCAGCTAATAAAACGTTATCTACAATAAAAATCAGATGCAATGAAACAAACGAGAGAAAGGATGAAAAGCACAAATTTCTGGAACTAAAGAGGActacaatcatccaaatatatgAGAAACTTTATGTTTTAGACTAAGGATAGATTAATTTGCATCCATATGCAAAATGTCATCGCAAAAAAGTACTAAGAGATTCAACTAAAGAACTACTGATACTGATAATCCTTAATTAAAGGTACTCTAACAGGGAGAATATCATAAAAGGGGACCATACTCTTATGCTTTCATCCTCGGAACCTGAGTAGAGGCAATTAGCTCCCACAACAAGCGAGAGCACAGCAAATCTGTGGCCCATTAAAAAAGCCACCGGTTCAGGGGAACAGGACACTGATGTGAACTTCCACACCAATATGGAACCATCCTGCCACAAACAAATTATTACAAACATAGAAATACAACACTAACTCTAGTCACTTGGCAATATAAAACTTAGATAtacaaattaagaaaattatcaAATCTACAATCTAAGGAACTAATGCTAGCAAAATTAGGAATAACTCAAATAACTGATGGTAGGTACCTGCACTCCGCCAAAAAGCATATCTTCACCCACATCCATGGCATGAACTAGGCCATTTGGTCCACTAAGGACAAGTTCAGTCTGACTTTTGATGTTCCATGCCTACAACAAGAACATACGTACAATTATCATACAATACAAGTGAATATACCAAGTAATAATTGTGCAGAAACAGGGCCCTGATCATTAGAGACGTCCCAACAGGAAAGCTATATTAAAAATTGATCATGATGGCATACTGGTGAAAAGCTCTCAGACGGTCATACCTGTGCAGCATTTTGCAAACCTGCAAATACCCATGGGCCTTCACTTATCAAGCATCCAATTTCACCACCGAGTTCAGCAGTCACAACACACTGCATCAAGAGATAGAATACCAATGAAGCACTCCTTATTTAGGAGAAAGTGAATCAATTTCACAGATGAAGGGACAGAAGCCAACCTGACCAGTGTGGCAATCCCAAACACAGACAGAATTATCCTTACTGCTGGAAAAGAGCTTGTCTGACCCAGAAGGAAGAGCTATGCCAGTAACAGCCTATGCCAAAAGTTTCATAAATTGATTAAAAGCGAAAGATGGAAGATACTTcaggaaaacagaaaagaataaattaaaatccagaaataaaaaattcatcagATAATCACCTTACTGTGCTTCTGTAACTTTGTCAACAGTGAGAACCCAGAGCCTGAGAATAATGAATGCAAATCCTTGCATTTTTCACCATCAACGCAATTACCACTGACCCAATATGGGCATAGTTTTTTCTGGGATTTCTGACAACTTCCACCAACAGAACAAGCTCTTCTGGAGGTCAAAACCTCATTCTTTGTCACGTGAACCATTTTACCTTCAGCACCCACACCTTCTGTGGATGAAACTGCTAAAATCTTAGGGTTGGAGAGGTCGGGATTCCTCCAAGTGGATCTAAACTTATTGCCTCTTTGACCATTGGATGATGTCCGAGGGGGTCGCTTTGGTTGTGTTTGTCGTTGTGGGGGCTGGTCTTGTCGTGGTTTCAGTGAATCTACATGGCGAAACCTGCAGGGGTTCCTATTGCACTTCCCAGCAAGCCAAAAACCACAGACTTGATTGGTGCCATAGTGCAGGCTTCCAGAACGATTAAAGACCATTTTTCTTGGCTTCTCAATGGGCCTGCTTTCTGTCTTGATTTCCATGATACTAATGCAAAGAATTTGCAGAAACCACAATTACTCAAAAAGGCAAAAAGAACTCTTTGGaacatttaaaagaaaaaaacttgtGCTTTCTGGCAAAGAACCGGCCGCAACAATCCGATGCAATAGACCAACTAAAACCCCAAACCACTGATCTTTGATCTCGGATATCCCAAAACTATCCAGGTTGCAGGCAGACTCCATAGCAGAAGCACAAACAAAAAATACCACATAGCTGTAGAAAATCTTAAGCTAAAGCAATCCAATCCTAATTTTCCCCTCTGATCACTAAATCAACCGAGCAGAGTGGAAGAGAATTCAATCGTAGCAGCACCAAAAATTCCAAATAACAGCTAAATCAGACGCCAAAATCTAAGAACTAAATACCGGCCCATAAAACAATAAGAGGAAcagataaaatggccaaaaagcaTTCTGAAAAGTAAGCTCTTGATGAGAACCACTATTCAAACCCATCACtcagaaaccctaatttccccAATCTTTGAGGAGAACTCCAGATAATCTAGTCGGTCATCTCTGCAGAATCATCACGGATATCCCAAGAACAATACGACAAAATTCATCCACAATCACGAAACCCTAAACAAGAAAACCCAAAAACTCCAAGGCCGCAATGTGCGAAAATCGGACGCCAAGGCCACAGCAGTGAAGAAAAACGGCCCGCTTTCCAAATTAACATCCTTAAAACCAAGGCAAACTGAGCGATGAATACAAACAACGTTTTATGTATCGATTCTTGAAAAAGATAACAGCAAACCTGAGACTGCGAATGCAAAAACTCAAAATGCCCCCTGACAGAATGCGACTCCGCTAAAAACCTTTGCTTCGATCGATCGGAGATAATTGACGAAAACTCACAACTTTGATAACtaagggtgtgtttggattgcttgttttcgtcgaaaaatattatcgttttccgtgatcacatattcctatcaccttttttcctcacatgtatcaaatcgttacagtaatttttccatgaaaaatgatgaaaaaataatccaaacacaccctaaAGTTTCTATCTTTCCTTCAGAGGGAAGCGCGTTGGACAGTTACAGCTAGTTTGCGAGGGAGGGAGGGAATGAATAGAAAGGAAGGGATTTGGAATTGGATGAATGCGCTCCTCTTTAATGATTTGAGTGCAATTTTCTAatatgacaaatttacccttaaaaaggCCATACAGATGTATTTAATTTCCGATGAATCCCCCTTTTAAACAAAAATCCTTTCACATACGCCCTATCACCGAGTGAATAGGTGGATCTATCATCTAAGGGGTCAATGGGGAACTCATCGCCCTAGAACTTTGCATTTGTCagtgaaatttttagaaaatcttAAATAAATGTGATGAAATTAGCTATTTTTaggaatattttaaaaaattttacagtAAAAGagtttttataatatattttgaaatatttttagaaaatattgaGTTATTTAAAAGTAgaagagtttttaaaatatactttaaatattaaaaaaatttaaattattttttagagtaccttttaaaatactttttataaattttaatagtatttaaaaaactaatttttaaaaaacacaGCCATCCAAACAGGGGGTTTAAAACTTTTCTGGTGACCAACTGCTCTAGTTGATTTTTTCGCGAAATACcaccttctttcttcttccttttttggcGCTGTGAAAGAAGTAAGTGGCTCATCTAGGACTCTTTTTCTTTCACAGGTTAGCGATCAAATTTCTCTCATTCTTATTTTACTTTCTACCGTTCACTTTAGTTTTGCTTGACTTAAGCATTAAAGGCATGAGAATTATGGTGGTTTGACAATAAATTTACTAATAactactttatttatttattactaAATTGACTCATAAAGTAAATCTATAATCAGCAATAATTTTAGATGGATGCAGAAGCAAATGAACTAGTTTCCTAAAGATTACTActtatttactttgtttatgGAAAGGCCATATTTGCAAAGAAACTTATTTAACCatcatttcttttcatttgtctTCAACTAGAAACAAATGAAACTACATAAGTTCATTTCTCTTCTAAACTCCCAACGATTTGAAATGAAGATCGTatcatttctcttcttttctttgcctttctaacatgtcatttttctttttttcttttcttttctatcataaactcccaaactagctaGGAAAGAAAGCCttgtatatgtgtatatatatatgaaaagcAATTCAAAAAATGAAGCAAGCAAATGCATGGTATGCCAGACTAACGTATAGGTAACATTTCCTCTCTCAATACGATGCCACCACTTGTACAAGATCTACACTTACTGCCAATAATATATCAATTTAAAAAATACTTATAAATCTTTAGAATTTAATGATAAtcctatattttttatttcgTTCATCGAAACGATGATTTTATTCATGGCGACCAAAAATACAGATTATAAGGGTAGAAATtgatcaattttatttttttgtagtaATAGCACTGCACCCACTTCTATTTTCATTTGGATTGTAAGTTTAATAGTAAACAACTTATGCTAGTCTGGAAAGTTGGATGCATTTTTGTTGGGTTTAATATCTGGATgtagcatcatcatcatcaaaggaaaaaagaaagacccACTGGTGATAAGTTCGACAACTTAATCGAAAAGATAATATCTTACATTTGATAGATAAATGGATGTCTCCATGTTTTTTACATATTCATTCTCTCCGAAAGAGAGAGTGTTCTTATCAAATCCCCTCCTAAAACTACAAGTGAAAGCTCTATTACAGTTCCAGGAGAGGCTTTCACGACGATTTAGCCTCCTCTGCAGATGACCCTCCAAGCAGCTTCCAAACAGATAACTGTCCTGTAGCATCACCAGTGAAAAACAGGTCACCACAACCTACGGCAATGGCCTCAACTTCTCTCTTAGCAAATACTCTGCCTCTTTCAGAAAATCTGTACAAGTTCAAAACAATGAATCCATTTATCAGATGAAGGAAGGAACATCAACAAAATCtttccacccaaaaaaaaaacaaataaatcaagaatCTATGAACGTGACGACACTCACGATGGCAGGTCGTATAGGCGAACGGTATTGTCTTTGCATGAAACAAGCAGGATGTGCTTGGACTGTGAATCTTCTATTCCACTAAGAGCAAGAATACCACTTTCTTCCTTAAATTCATAAACTACTTGCACATCTCCACTTTCAGTTGCTGCCCACACCTTTAATGTATTATCCAATGATCCGGATAAGAGATAGCAGTCCCAACAAATGAGAGAGGTCACAAAATTAGTATGACCACTTAGTGTCTGCAGACACTGCAAGGTTTTTAGGTCCCACATCTGAAAGTTGAACACGAAATTCAAGATTAAAATTCAATAAGCCCAACAATTCTATAATTCAGAAACGCAGGAATTAACTTCAAAATCTCGTGTATCATGACACATACTCTTATTGTTTCATCCTTGGACCCTGAGTAGAGCCTACCAGCTCCCACAACAAGGGATAGAACAGCGAGCTTGTGGCCCTTTAGAGTTGCCACAAGTTCTGGGCAACTGGACTCTGAACTGAACTTCCAAGCCAATATGGAACCATCCTGCCACCAACAAGTTGACAAGCATTTAAAATTCAGTAGTGAACAACAATTAAGTCAAGAACTTGTCATTACTAGAAGCAAAAAACTACTGAACAACAGATTGTTCAAATATGATAGTATACGTATATACCTGTGCACCACCAAAGAGCATATCATCACCCACAACCAAGGCCTTAACTAGGCCAACTGGTCCCCTAAGGAGAAGCTCAGTCTGCGTCTCGATATTCCATGCCATCACAGCATTGTGCAGACCCACAAACACCCATGGACCTTCACTGATCAAGCATCCAATCTCCCCACCAGGTTTAACAATACCAACACACTGGCCAGTGTTGCAATCCCAAAGGCACACAGATTCATCCTTGCTGCCAGAAAAGAGCTTGTCAGAACCACATGGAAGGGCAACACCAGTAACAGCCTTATTGTGCCTTTCCAACTTCGTCAACAAGGCCAACCCAGAGCCAGAAAACCATGAGTGCAGATCCTTGCATTTATCGCCATGAACACAATTTCCTGTAACCCAATACTGGCATAGCTTTTGCTGAGCCCTCTGACCCGAATGACCACAATTAACAACAGAGTTCAGCACTCCAGGGGATGAAGCTTTCACATTCATAGGAGAAGAAACTTTCACATTCTTGGAGGCAGAGATGTTGGGGTTCCTCCAAGTTGATTTAATTTTGTTCCCAAAATTAGCATTTGGGTCATCTGATTGCTGAGGTTGTGGCTGTGGGATTTGTTTAGGTTGTGGCTGTGGGTTTGGTGAATGTGAGTGAAGAAACCTACACGGGTTCCTGTTGCACTTTCCAGCAAGCCAGAATTTACAGACTTGATTCTTGACATAGAGGTGCTGCGACTGCTGTCCTTCAAGTCGATCAAAAACTGGTCTGTTTGTCCTCCCATAGCTTCCGGACTCGATATCCATCATtctaaatcaaaaaaatctgaAGAGAACGACGATCACCCACCAAGTATTAATAACTCCATCCAAATTCAAAGTCCTAAATTTCAAGAACCAATGACTAAAACAACTAAATCCCATATCAAGTTTCATCCTTGATCTCTGATTCTCATGTAGAACCCGAACTTGCATGCGGATGCACAAAATAAATTCTTTAGCTTAAAGAgcttaaaagaaccaaaactCGCCTCTGACCAATTATCCAACAAAAGAAATCCACCTTCACAGTACCAAAACTCCACCATCGGCTGATTAGATACTAAAGAGATACAGGGAAAGCTACACAGATTAATGGAAAGGCGAGGCGGATCCTCGCTCCCAAATTTATGCCCTTTGATGGAAGCCTCAATTCAATTCCAACCGTCAAAACCCCCGATTTCCCCAGTCAATTAGACTCCGTGTAAAGCTAAACCGTTGTGCCCAAAAAAAATCAGCAAGAAAAATAAACgaagcaaaaattttttttttttttttggttttgaaaaagGCCAATATTTATCTACAATCACGAAACCCTAAACAgtaaaagatggaaaagctcAGAAATCCACAGCGGACAAGCGGGAAAATCCGATGCAATCGAAGTCGAAGCATAGCAGATCCATTCCCGAAGTCCCATTGGCGCCGATTAAATAATCAGAAAACGAAAATTATGCAAACCGAAAAGCCAAACTGACCAGAAGGATGTATTGAAGAACGTTTAAATTCGCGCGAGAGATAGCAAACCTGTCTGGATACGATATATTGCAATTATGCGGCGAACTCGACACTGCACAAAACCTATCTTTCTTCAGCCGGAGACGCCCAAATCTACCCTAAATCTTAATACTGAGAATATATATCTTCAGAGAGAGAAATAGAAGGACAGAGAACGATATGAGAACAGAGGTAATAACCATCGATGACTTCTAGGCTTGTTTATTTATAGGCTATTGTTGCTTCCTAAATTTGACTTCTCAAGTAGGTGAACTTCCAAGGCATCTCGGTTACTCGGTAGTCGATGTCTCCTAGGATTaggatttttgtatttttcttttttccttcccaAGTAAATCCTAggaagtctagttttttttttttttttttttaagggtaGAAAAGATAGGTCATATTTGCTTTTTGTAATCGTTTAGCTTTCCAAAATTTAA containing:
- the LOC113727986 gene encoding zinc finger CCCH domain-containing protein 48-like isoform X2 translates to MEIKTESRPIEKPRKMVFNRSGSLHYGTNQVCGFWLAGKCNRNPCRFRHVDSLKPRQDQPPQRQTQPKRPPRTSSNGQRGNKFRSTWRNPDLSNPKILAVSSTEGVGAEGKMVHVTKNEVLTSRRACSVGGSCQKSQKKLCPYWVSGNCVDGEKCKDLHSLFSGSGFSLLTKLQKHSKAVTGIALPSGSDKLFSSSKDNSVCVWDCHTGQCVVTAELGGEIGCLISEGPWVFAGLQNAAQAWNIKSQTELVLSGPNGLVHAMDVGEDMLFGGVQDGSILVWKFTSVSCSPEPVAFLMGHRFAVLSLVVGANCLYSGSEDESIRVWDLKTLQCLQILNGHKNFVTSVLCWDKFLLSGSLDNRLKVWAANEIGDLEVVNEVEEDNGILALCGIEDSQSKHILLVSCRDNTVRLFAERGRIYAQEEVQTIAVGCGPLFFTGGAAGELSVWKLHGKAIGSVGSS
- the LOC113727986 gene encoding zinc finger CCCH domain-containing protein 48-like isoform X1; the encoded protein is MEIKTESRPIEKPRKMVFNRSGSLHYGTNQVCGFWLAGKCNRNPCRFRHVDSLKPRQDQPPQRQTQPKRPPRTSSNGQRGNKFRSTWRNPDLSNPKILAVSSTEGVGAEGKMVHVTKNEVLTSRRACSVGGSCQKSQKKLCPYWVSGNCVDGEKCKDLHSLFSGSGFSLLTKLQKHSKAVTGIALPSGSDKLFSSSKDNSVCVWDCHTGQCVVTAELGGEIGCLISEGPWVFAGLQNAAQAWNIKSQTELVLSGPNGLVHAMDVGEDMLFGGVQDGSILVWKFTSVSCSPEPVAFLMGHRFAVLSLVVGANCLYSGSEDESIRVWDLKTLQCLQILNGHKNFVTSVLCWDKFLLSGSLDNRLKVWAANEIGDLEVVNEVEEDNGILALCGIEDSQSKHILLVSCRDNTVRLYDLPSYFFAERGRIYAQEEVQTIAVGCGPLFFTGGAAGELSVWKLHGKAIGSVGSS
- the LOC113727985 gene encoding zinc finger CCCH domain-containing protein 48-like, producing the protein MMDIESGSYGRTNRPVFDRLEGQQSQHLYVKNQVCKFWLAGKCNRNPCRFLHSHSPNPQPQPKQIPQPQPQQSDDPNANFGNKIKSTWRNPNISASKNVKVSSPMNVKASSPGVLNSVVNCGHSGQRAQQKLCQYWVTGNCVHGDKCKDLHSWFSGSGLALLTKLERHNKAVTGVALPCGSDKLFSGSKDESVCLWDCNTGQCVGIVKPGGEIGCLISEGPWVFVGLHNAVMAWNIETQTELLLRGPVGLVKALVVGDDMLFGGAQDGSILAWKFSSESSCPELVATLKGHKLAVLSLVVGAGRLYSGSKDETIRMWDLKTLQCLQTLSGHTNFVTSLICWDCYLLSGSLDNTLKVWAATESGDVQVVYEFKEESGILALSGIEDSQSKHILLVSCKDNTVRLYDLPSFSERGRVFAKREVEAIAVGCGDLFFTGDATGQLSVWKLLGGSSAEEAKSS